In a genomic window of Desulfosporosinus sp. Sb-LF:
- a CDS encoding CDGSH iron-sulfur domain-containing protein, translating into MLKDKKLRILKNGPYIISGDIPLSEKIIVSKGKENEYKDGRELPQAQGYALCRCGKSKNPPFCDGSHEKAGFDGTEDASTAMYSDRAEKIEGPNLDLMDDNRCAFARFCHRKEGNVWELTEGSDNPNYREEAIKAASDCPAGRLVAMDKNGEAIEPEYDPSIEILQDPEKGASGPIFVKGNIPIESSDGSTYEVRNRVTLCRCGESRNKPYCDATHVSIKYLDHT; encoded by the coding sequence GTGTTAAAGGATAAAAAACTTAGAATTTTAAAGAATGGGCCATACATAATATCCGGGGATATACCATTGTCGGAGAAAATTATCGTTTCAAAGGGTAAAGAAAATGAATATAAGGATGGGCGTGAACTTCCACAGGCTCAGGGATATGCACTATGCCGCTGTGGAAAGTCGAAAAATCCACCCTTTTGTGACGGGTCACACGAAAAAGCCGGTTTTGACGGAACTGAGGATGCATCTACAGCTATGTATTCAGACAGGGCAGAAAAAATTGAGGGGCCTAATCTTGACCTCATGGACGATAATCGATGCGCCTTTGCGAGATTTTGCCATAGGAAAGAGGGGAACGTTTGGGAGCTTACAGAAGGCTCTGATAATCCTAACTATAGAGAAGAAGCGATTAAAGCAGCAAGCGATTGTCCTGCAGGAAGACTTGTTGCCATGGACAAAAATGGAGAAGCTATTGAACCTGAATATGACCCTTCGATTGAAATACTTCAGGATCCTGAAAAAGGAGCCAGTGGGCCAATCTTTGTTAAGGGGAATATTCCCATTGAATCCTCGGACGGTTCTACTTATGAAGTAAGAAACAGAGTCACTCTTTGTCGCTGTGGTGAATCAAGAAATAAACCATATTGCGACGCTACTCATGTTTCAATAAAATATCTAGATCATACGTAA
- a CDS encoding 2-dehydropantoate 2-reductase, protein MKIRTVSIVGLGALGTIFAKHFSDKLSIHDVRVIANQSRKQKYEMNGIYCNGGRYDFNYVLPESEQEPTDLLIFCVKFNQLPQAIEDARHQVGEHTIILSALNGISSEEIIGKAFGMEKMLYCVAQGMDAVKIGNELNYENMGMLCFGEKDNTVWSDKVTTVAELFDTLDFPYEVPNEMDKRMWGKFMLNTGVNQTVAVFSTNYGGIQVAGEPRNVMIAAMREVIVLSRNVGINLGESDLTYWLEVLAKLNPLGMPSMRQDMQANRKTEVGLFSGTAITLGKQYGVSTPINEWLYHKIQEMEKDFK, encoded by the coding sequence ATGAAGATTAGAACTGTTTCAATTGTAGGGTTAGGTGCTTTGGGAACAATCTTTGCAAAGCATTTTTCTGATAAATTATCAATACATGATGTTCGTGTTATTGCAAACCAAAGCCGTAAACAGAAATATGAGATGAATGGTATCTATTGTAACGGAGGGCGTTACGATTTCAATTATGTTTTACCTGAAAGTGAGCAAGAGCCTACTGACTTATTGATTTTCTGTGTAAAGTTCAATCAATTACCGCAGGCAATTGAAGACGCAAGGCATCAGGTGGGAGAGCATACAATCATTCTCTCAGCCTTAAATGGAATTTCCAGCGAAGAAATCATAGGAAAAGCGTTTGGAATGGAAAAAATGCTTTACTGCGTCGCTCAGGGTATGGATGCAGTAAAGATTGGAAACGAGTTGAACTATGAGAACATGGGAATGCTATGCTTTGGTGAAAAAGATAATACGGTTTGGTCAGATAAAGTGACTACTGTAGCAGAACTATTTGATACCCTTGATTTTCCTTATGAGGTTCCGAACGAGATGGATAAACGGATGTGGGGAAAGTTTATGTTAAATACAGGGGTGAATCAGACAGTAGCAGTATTTTCAACGAATTATGGTGGTATTCAAGTAGCGGGCGAGCCTAGGAATGTAATGATCGCAGCGATGAGGGAAGTTATCGTCCTTTCGCGAAATGTGGGTATAAATTTAGGAGAATCAGATTTAACATATTGGTTAGAAGTTCTTGCTAAGTTAAATCCGTTGGGAATGCCTTCCATGCGTCAAGACATGCAAGCTAACAGGAAAACAGAGGTAGGGCTCTTTTCAGGAACTGCCATTACTTTAGGAAAACAATATGGTGTGTCAACACCTATCAATGAATGGCTATATCATAAAATTCAAGAGATGGAAAAGGACTTTAAGTAA
- a CDS encoding pyridoxal phosphate-dependent aminotransferase, which yields MISKKMQVQVQNSSIIRAMFEEGKRLAGIHGVENVFDFSLGNPNVEAPEEVKKAILEIVSDKDSANIHGYMNNSGYEEVRTAIAMSINDKFGTSFTQNNILMTVGAAGGLNVIFKTLLNPMDEVITFAPFFGEYRSYVANYEGELVIVSPNAVDFQPNLEEFKARITPKTKAVIINSPNNPTGVIYSEETIIKLSEILREKQKEFGTDIYLVSDEPYRELAYDNAEVPYLSKYYANTIIGYSFSKSLSLPGERIGYLVISDQATDYENIISAANIATRILGFVNAPSLFQRVIAKCLNAKVDIEAYNRNRELLYNGLSSFGYQCIKPEGAFYMFVKTPIENEVEFCNLAKKKNILLVPGSAFGCPGYVRIAYCVAYKTIEKALPGFKALIEEVK from the coding sequence ATGATATCAAAGAAAATGCAAGTGCAGGTACAAAACAGTTCTATTATTCGTGCCATGTTCGAGGAAGGGAAGCGACTGGCGGGAATTCACGGAGTGGAAAATGTCTTTGATTTTAGCCTTGGAAACCCCAATGTTGAGGCACCTGAAGAAGTAAAAAAGGCAATTTTAGAGATTGTGAGTGACAAAGATTCTGCAAATATTCATGGGTATATGAATAACTCCGGTTATGAAGAGGTAAGAACTGCAATTGCAATGTCTATCAATGATAAATTCGGTACCTCTTTTACACAAAATAACATTCTTATGACTGTTGGAGCAGCAGGCGGGTTAAACGTCATTTTTAAAACGCTACTTAACCCAATGGATGAGGTCATCACATTTGCACCTTTTTTCGGAGAATATAGAAGCTACGTGGCAAACTACGAAGGTGAATTGGTGATCGTATCCCCAAATGCTGTTGATTTCCAGCCTAATCTCGAAGAATTTAAAGCGAGAATCACTCCCAAGACTAAAGCGGTAATCATCAATTCCCCCAATAATCCAACCGGTGTCATCTATTCGGAAGAAACCATCATCAAGCTTTCTGAAATACTGAGAGAGAAGCAAAAGGAATTTGGAACCGATATTTATCTCGTTTCCGATGAACCGTATCGAGAACTTGCTTATGATAACGCTGAAGTGCCTTATCTATCAAAGTATTATGCGAACACGATCATCGGGTACTCTTTCAGCAAATCCCTTTCGCTGCCGGGCGAAAGAATAGGCTATTTAGTGATTTCGGACCAAGCTACTGATTACGAAAATATCATTTCAGCAGCGAATATTGCCACTCGCATTTTAGGTTTCGTCAATGCTCCTTCGTTATTTCAACGCGTCATTGCTAAGTGCTTAAATGCAAAAGTGGATATTGAGGCCTATAACAGGAATCGGGAACTTCTTTATAATGGGCTCTCATCCTTTGGCTACCAATGTATTAAACCCGAAGGTGCATTTTACATGTTTGTTAAAACTCCAATAGAGAATGAGGTTGAATTCTGCAACCTAGCCAAGAAGAAAAATATTCTCCTTGTTCCTGGAAGTGCATTTGGCTGCCCGGGTTATGTCCGTATTGCCTATTGTGTCGCTTATAAAACAATCGAGAAAGCATTACCGGGCTTTAAGGCTTTAATCGAGGAAGTTAAATAA
- a CDS encoding GyrI-like domain-containing protein, translating to MDKLDYKKAYKDLYQPKKKPVIITVPAMNFVMIEGKGDPNGEEFFLATAALYSLSYAVKMSYKRVHVPTGYYDYTVFPLEGVWDLLDKTLLPTDKSNFKYKIMMRQPEFLTKDLFERFKDETKKKKPNLYLDKVEFGTISEGLCCQMLHIGSYDNEPESFGMMDQFCKDNRYKRISHEHREIYLSDPRKIEPNKLKTVLRYNVEWVCV from the coding sequence ATGGATAAATTGGACTATAAAAAGGCCTACAAAGACTTATATCAACCAAAGAAAAAACCAGTTATCATTACCGTGCCTGCCATGAACTTTGTTATGATCGAAGGCAAGGGCGATCCCAATGGAGAGGAATTTTTCCTTGCCACTGCCGCACTTTACAGTCTTAGTTATGCAGTGAAAATGTCCTACAAACGAGTTCATGTTCCAACGGGTTATTATGACTACACTGTTTTCCCCCTAGAAGGTGTGTGGGATTTACTTGACAAGACCTTGCTACCCACTGATAAAAGCAACTTTAAGTACAAAATTATGATGCGCCAGCCAGAATTTCTAACCAAAGATTTATTTGAACGATTTAAAGATGAAACAAAAAAGAAAAAGCCAAACCTTTACCTAGATAAAGTGGAATTTGGCACAATATCAGAGGGCTTATGTTGTCAAATGCTTCACATCGGAAGCTATGATAACGAGCCAGAAAGTTTTGGTATGATGGATCAGTTTTGTAAAGATAACAGATATAAGAGGATTTCTCATGAACATCGGGAAATATATCTTTCAGATCCTCGCAAAATCGAACCAAACAAGCTAAAAACAGTGTTGCGGTATAATGTTGAATGGGTTTGTGTTTGA
- a CDS encoding MarR family transcriptional regulator has translation MSRFFVNKLNEQIAAYDLHHSQWMIVYYLKNFGASTLVDIANYMNVEKSSVTRTADRLEKNALIERIPVKDKRERRIQLTDLGEEVYTACRQIVDEFECNIMKGTTEEEQETVIKTMLRIRANLKNIGEINRNTQTEIVDSI, from the coding sequence AAGCTAAATGAACAAATTGCCGCCTACGACCTTCATCATTCACAATGGATGATTGTCTATTACTTAAAAAACTTTGGGGCATCGACGCTTGTAGATATTGCTAATTATATGAATGTAGAAAAATCATCGGTTACTCGTACTGCCGACCGTCTTGAAAAGAATGCCCTCATCGAGAGAATACCAGTAAAAGATAAGCGGGAACGAAGAATACAGCTAACTGATTTAGGAGAAGAAGTCTATACTGCGTGCCGACAAATTGTTGATGAATTCGAGTGTAATATCATGAAGGGTACTACAGAAGAAGAGCAGGAGACGGTTATTAAAACGATGCTTAGAATCAGGGCTAACTTGAAAAACATTGGGGAGATCAACCGAAATACGCAAACCGAAATTGTAGATTCTATATAA
- a CDS encoding LL-diaminopimelate aminotransferase, with product MALVNENYLKLPGSYLFSEIARRVNQFRANNPEADIIRLGIGDVTRPLPPAVIEAMHKGVEEMGSSDTFRGYGPEQGYQFLIEKIIEHDFTPRGVELSVDEVFVSDGAKSDTANFQELFGVDNIMAVTDPVYPVYVDSNVMAGRTGTFNSEKGQYETIVYLPCTEENGMKPSLPETRVDMIYLCFPNNPTGMTLSKEELKQWVDYARANRSILLFDAAYEAFIREEGVPHSIFEIEGAREVAVEFRSFSKTAGFTGTRCAYTIVPKEVKVYDSKGEAHSLNQLWLRRQTTKFNGASYPVQAGAVAVFSEEGKQQIKETIDYYMENARIIREGLQDAGYTVFGGVNAPYIWMKTPNNMGSWEFFDKLMKNANVVGTPGAGFGANGEGYFRLTAFGTRENTLKAIERIRMKM from the coding sequence ATGGCACTTGTGAATGAGAATTATCTGAAGTTACCAGGGAGCTATCTTTTTTCTGAAATTGCCCGCAGAGTAAACCAATTTAGAGCGAACAATCCGGAGGCGGATATTATCCGGTTGGGAATCGGAGACGTAACACGTCCCCTGCCACCTGCTGTTATCGAGGCGATGCATAAGGGCGTGGAAGAAATGGGGAGTTCGGATACCTTTCGGGGGTACGGTCCGGAGCAAGGTTACCAGTTTCTTATTGAAAAGATTATCGAACATGATTTCACCCCTCGTGGAGTGGAACTCTCTGTTGATGAAGTCTTTGTTAGTGATGGAGCGAAAAGTGATACCGCAAATTTCCAGGAACTTTTCGGAGTCGATAACATCATGGCGGTGACAGATCCAGTGTATCCCGTTTATGTCGATAGCAATGTCATGGCTGGGCGGACAGGGACGTTCAATAGTGAGAAGGGTCAGTATGAAACAATTGTGTATCTCCCGTGCACAGAAGAAAATGGTATGAAGCCTTCCCTTCCTGAGACACGTGTGGATATGATTTATCTCTGTTTTCCAAATAACCCGACCGGGATGACGCTTTCTAAAGAGGAACTGAAACAATGGGTGGATTATGCTCGAGCAAACCGCTCTATCCTTTTGTTTGATGCGGCTTATGAAGCATTTATCCGAGAGGAAGGCGTTCCGCACAGCATTTTTGAGATTGAAGGGGCCCGAGAGGTTGCTGTAGAGTTCCGAAGTTTTTCCAAGACTGCAGGCTTTACCGGAACCCGTTGTGCCTATACCATCGTTCCAAAGGAAGTCAAGGTCTATGATTCTAAGGGTGAAGCGCATAGTCTCAATCAGCTTTGGCTTAGAAGACAAACTACAAAGTTTAATGGAGCGTCTTATCCTGTTCAAGCAGGAGCCGTTGCTGTATTCTCGGAAGAAGGAAAGCAGCAGATCAAGGAAACTATTGATTACTACATGGAAAATGCCCGGATCATCCGTGAGGGCTTACAAGACGCCGGTTATACCGTATTCGGTGGAGTCAATGCGCCCTATATCTGGATGAAGACCCCGAATAATATGGGCTCCTGGGAGTTTTTTGATAAACTGATGAAGAATGCAAATGTCGTTGGAACACCAGGAGCGGGCTTTGGTGCGAATGGTGAAGGGTATTTCCGTTTAACTGCCTTTGGCACTCGGGAAAACACACTTAAGGCGATTGAACGGATTAGGATGAAAATGTAG